GCTAAAGTTTCACGTACGTTATGGTCAGTAATGAGCACACCGATGCCACGGTCCTTCAAAGTCTGGATAATATCTTTAATATCTCCAACCGAGATTGGGTCGACGCCGGCAAATGGTTCATCAAGCAACATAAATTTAGGATCAGCAGCCAATGCGCGTGCAATTTCAGCACGACGGCGTTCACCACCAGACACACTCATTCCTAATGAATCTTTAATATGACTAATTTTAAAGTCATTTAATAATTCAGTAAGACGTTGCTGGCGTTGTTGCTTATTTAAGTCCTTACGTGTTTCTAAAATGGACATAATATTTTCAGCAATGGTCAGCTTTCTAAAAATAGAAGCCTCTTGCGGAAGATATCCAATGCCCTTGCGTGCCCGTTCATGCATTGCCAAATCGGACATATCAAGATCATCAA
This genomic stretch from Acinetobacter oleivorans DR1 harbors:
- the lptB gene encoding LPS export ABC transporter ATP-binding protein, which produces MQQALQQPQTLCIKHLGKNYSKRWVVKDVSFSMQSGQIVGLLGPNGAGKTTSFYMVVGLVRMDKGEIHLDDLDMSDLAMHERARKGIGYLPQEASIFRKLTIAENIMSILETRKDLNKQQRQQRLTELLNDFKISHIKDSLGMSVSGGERRRAEIARALAADPKFMLLDEPFAGVDPISVGDIKDIIQTLKDRGIGVLITDHNVRETLAICERAYIVSEGAVIAEGTPQEILDNEQVRKVYLGDDFTV